A region of Rhinoraja longicauda isolate Sanriku21f chromosome 1, sRhiLon1.1, whole genome shotgun sequence DNA encodes the following proteins:
- the mocs2 gene encoding molybdenum cofactor synthesis 2 produces the protein MTVQVTVLYFAKSVELSGINSEVLSVPQQLTSLQLWQEIVNKHPRLGTIRDHIILAVRQVYVVLGDQLLFLEPGDEIGVIPPLSGG, from the exons ATGACCGTCCAG GTTACAGTGCTGTATTTTGCCAAGAGTGTTGAACTGTCTGGAATTAATTCTGAAGTGCTCTCTGTACCACAGCAACTCACTTCTTTGCAACTATGGCAGGAAATTGTTAATAAACATCCAAG GCTTGGTACCATAAGAGATCATATCATTCTTGCTGTTCGTCAGGTATACGTCGTCCTGGGAGATCAGCTTCTGTTCCTCGAGCCAGGCGACGAGATTGGTGTCATCCCCCCCCTCAGCGGGGGCTAG